The proteins below come from a single Nitrosospira sp. Is2 genomic window:
- the carB gene encoding carbamoyl-phosphate synthase large subunit, producing MPKRNDIKSILIIGAGPIVIGQACEFDYSGAQACKALREEGYRIVLVNSNPATIMTDPEMADVTYIEPIIWPMLEKIIAIERPDALLPTMGGQTALNCALDLAKNGVLNKYNVELIGASREAIDKAEDREKFKQAMTRIGLGSARSAIAHSLEEALQVQAMVGYPAIIRPSFTMGGSGGGIAYNREEFLEICERGLEVSPTRELLIEESVIGWKEFETEVIRDKKDNCIIVCVIENLDPMGVHTGDSITVAPAQTLTDKEYQIMRDASIAVLREIGVETGGSNVQFAINPHDGRMLVIEMNPRVSRSSALASKATGFPIAKVAAKLAVGFTLDELKNDITGGAMPASFEPTIDYVVTKVPRFAFEKFPQANDRLTTQMKSVGEVMAIGRTFQESLQKALRGLEIGVDGLDEKTCDIDTIAAELSDPGPDRIWYVADAFRCGMMLDEIHQHTRIDRWFLAQIGDLVRQEQSLAGKVLNGLDAPELRRLKRSGFSDRRLAKLMTTTQAAVRARRHQFNLRPVYKRVDTCAAEFATRTAYMYSTYEEECEALPSERKKIMVLGGGPNRIGQGIEFDYCCVHAALALREDGFETIMVNCNPETVSTDYDTSDRLYFEPLTLEDVLEIVEVEKPLGVIVQYGGQTPLKLARDLEAAGVPIIGTSPDMIDCAEDRERFQKMLHRLGLKQPPNRTVRDASAALAAADEIGYPLVVRPSYVLGGRAMEIIHEQLNLERYMREAVKVSHDSPVLLDHFLNDAVEVDVDAVSDGEMVLIGGIMEHIEQAGVHSGDSACSLPPFSLSSHMQDELRRQTSAMARALKVVGLMNVQFAIQGDTVYVLEVNPRASRTVPFVSKATGLQLAKVAARCMTGMTLAQQGIVKEVVPFYYSVKEAVFPFTKFPGVDTILGPEMKSTGEVMGVGQTFAEAFVKSQLAAGVKLPLAGKVFISVRHADKPRAVEIARQLAQLGFTLYATRGTAAVLNAAGLTVTPVNKMAEGRPHIVDMIKNGEMDLIINTVEDKRSAIHDSYSIRHAVLQARATYYTTLAGARAACIGMANMRELEAYSLQKLHSWLRVKSLGEGCSVGDGDPVLVSRDAS from the coding sequence ATGCCTAAACGTAACGATATCAAATCCATTCTCATCATTGGCGCTGGCCCTATCGTCATCGGCCAGGCGTGCGAGTTTGACTATTCCGGCGCGCAGGCATGTAAGGCATTGCGGGAAGAAGGTTATCGAATCGTCCTGGTTAATTCGAATCCTGCCACCATCATGACCGATCCCGAAATGGCCGATGTCACCTATATCGAACCCATTATCTGGCCCATGCTGGAGAAAATCATAGCCATTGAGCGTCCCGATGCGTTGCTGCCGACGATGGGCGGCCAGACAGCGTTGAACTGCGCTCTTGACCTGGCAAAGAATGGCGTGCTTAACAAATACAATGTCGAGTTGATCGGCGCTTCGCGTGAGGCAATCGACAAGGCTGAGGATCGCGAGAAGTTCAAGCAGGCCATGACGCGTATCGGACTGGGTTCTGCCCGTTCTGCCATCGCCCATAGCCTGGAAGAGGCGCTGCAGGTACAGGCGATGGTTGGCTATCCCGCTATCATTCGTCCTTCATTCACCATGGGCGGGAGCGGAGGCGGTATCGCGTATAACCGGGAGGAATTTCTGGAAATATGCGAGCGCGGACTGGAAGTCTCGCCTACCAGGGAGTTGCTGATCGAGGAATCCGTCATTGGCTGGAAGGAATTCGAGACGGAGGTAATACGCGACAAGAAAGACAATTGCATTATCGTCTGTGTTATCGAGAATCTCGACCCCATGGGAGTCCATACGGGCGATTCCATCACCGTCGCGCCGGCGCAAACGCTGACGGACAAGGAATATCAGATCATGCGCGATGCGTCAATCGCGGTATTGCGCGAAATCGGGGTGGAAACGGGCGGTTCAAATGTGCAGTTCGCCATCAATCCCCACGACGGACGAATGCTTGTAATAGAAATGAATCCACGTGTATCCCGCTCCTCGGCGCTGGCGTCGAAAGCGACCGGGTTTCCCATCGCCAAGGTCGCGGCAAAGCTCGCAGTAGGCTTTACGCTGGATGAACTCAAAAACGACATCACTGGCGGGGCGATGCCGGCATCCTTTGAACCAACCATAGATTATGTCGTAACGAAAGTTCCACGTTTCGCTTTTGAGAAGTTCCCACAGGCAAATGATCGCCTTACCACTCAGATGAAATCGGTGGGTGAGGTGATGGCCATCGGACGCACCTTCCAGGAATCCCTGCAAAAAGCGCTCCGCGGACTGGAAATCGGTGTCGACGGGTTGGACGAAAAAACTTGCGATATTGATACCATAGCCGCCGAGTTGAGTGATCCCGGCCCAGATCGGATTTGGTATGTTGCGGACGCGTTTCGTTGCGGGATGATGCTCGACGAGATACATCAGCATACCCGCATCGATCGGTGGTTTCTTGCCCAGATTGGAGATCTGGTCAGGCAGGAGCAGTCTCTCGCCGGAAAGGTGCTGAATGGGCTTGACGCGCCCGAGCTACGCAGGCTCAAGCGCAGCGGCTTCTCTGACCGGCGTCTGGCCAAGCTGATGACTACAACGCAGGCGGCCGTTCGCGCCCGACGCCATCAATTCAACCTGCGGCCAGTATATAAGCGGGTGGATACTTGCGCGGCGGAGTTTGCAACTCGCACAGCGTATATGTACTCCACCTACGAGGAGGAGTGCGAAGCGCTACCGAGTGAAAGAAAAAAAATAATGGTGCTGGGCGGCGGACCCAATCGCATCGGCCAAGGTATAGAGTTCGACTACTGTTGTGTCCATGCAGCACTGGCATTACGCGAGGATGGCTTCGAAACCATCATGGTCAATTGCAACCCGGAAACTGTTTCAACCGATTACGACACCTCCGACCGGCTTTATTTCGAGCCGCTGACGCTGGAGGACGTGCTCGAAATCGTTGAAGTAGAGAAGCCCTTGGGCGTGATTGTGCAATACGGGGGCCAGACGCCGCTGAAACTCGCCCGTGATCTGGAGGCAGCTGGGGTGCCGATCATTGGCACCAGCCCGGACATGATCGACTGCGCCGAGGATCGGGAGCGCTTTCAGAAAATGCTGCACCGGTTGGGATTGAAGCAACCCCCAAACCGTACCGTGCGCGATGCAAGTGCAGCCCTGGCGGCAGCCGATGAAATCGGGTATCCGTTGGTGGTACGCCCCAGCTACGTATTGGGGGGTAGAGCAATGGAGATTATCCACGAGCAGCTAAATCTGGAACGTTATATGCGCGAGGCGGTCAAGGTTTCGCATGACTCCCCGGTTCTGCTCGATCACTTTCTGAATGACGCCGTTGAAGTGGATGTGGATGCGGTCTCCGACGGCGAGATGGTGCTGATAGGCGGCATCATGGAACACATTGAGCAGGCGGGCGTACATTCTGGCGATTCCGCGTGCTCGCTGCCGCCATTCAGCTTGTCGTCGCATATGCAGGATGAGTTGCGGCGCCAGACTTCAGCAATGGCGCGCGCGCTTAAGGTTGTCGGATTGATGAATGTGCAGTTCGCTATCCAGGGCGATACTGTATACGTGCTGGAGGTAAATCCGCGCGCGTCGCGGACCGTGCCTTTCGTGTCCAAGGCGACGGGGTTGCAACTGGCGAAAGTAGCCGCCCGCTGTATGACAGGCATGACGCTTGCCCAGCAAGGTATTGTCAAAGAAGTTGTTCCTTTCTATTATTCGGTCAAGGAAGCCGTCTTTCCTTTCACCAAGTTTCCCGGGGTGGACACTATTCTTGGGCCGGAAATGAAATCCACCGGCGAAGTGATGGGTGTGGGGCAGACTTTTGCAGAAGCATTCGTCAAGTCGCAACTTGCCGCTGGCGTAAAGCTGCCCCTCGCAGGCAAAGTCTTTATAAGCGTACGCCACGCTGACAAACCACGGGCGGTGGAGATCGCTCGCCAACTTGCGCAACTGGGATTTACTCTCTATGCTACGCGCGGGACCGCCGCGGTGCTGAACGCGGCGGGGCTTACCGTTACACCGGTAAACAAGATGGCCGAAGGTCGTCCACATATAGTAGACATGATCAAAAATGGCGAGATGGATTTGATCATAAATACGGTCGAAGATAAACGGAGCGCGATTCACGATTCGTATTCGATACGTCATGCAGTATTGCAGGCAAGGGCAACGTATTACACCACGCTCGCGGGCGCGCGAGCTGCTTGTATCGGTATGGCGAATATGCGCGAGCTGGAAGCCTACAGCTTGCAGAAACTTCATTCATGGCTGAGGGTAAAGTCGCTGGGGGAAGGTTGTAGCGTTGGCGACGGCGATCCTGTTTTGGTTAGCAGAGACGCGTCATAA
- the carA gene encoding glutamine-hydrolyzing carbamoyl-phosphate synthase small subunit, translated as MPQPTHAVLALADGTVFRGLSIGADGISTGEVVFNTSMTGYQEILTDPSYCRQIITLTYPHIGNTGTNDDDVEFGNVDRVHAAGLVIRSLPPASSNWRQTQTLPEYLKQHGVVAIADIDTRKLTRIVREKGAQAGCIMAGSPDEAEALKQAKAFPGLVGMDLAKVVSCAERYEWNEGEWKLGHGYQTQENPRFHVVALDFGVKRNMLRKLVQRNCRVTVFPAQTAADEIIALKPDGIFLSNGPGDPEPCDYAITATRKLLEEDLPIFGVCMGHQLLGLASGARTVKMKFGHHGANHPVQDVDSGKIFITSQNHGFAVDSSSLPKNARITHLSLFDGSLQGFELIGQSAFCFQGHPEASPGPHDLDYLFDKFIGLMERKRTGEDMGNGSGASSM; from the coding sequence GTGCCACAACCCACGCATGCCGTTCTTGCGCTCGCTGACGGCACAGTCTTTCGTGGCTTATCCATTGGCGCCGACGGCATCAGTACGGGGGAGGTGGTCTTTAACACCTCCATGACCGGGTACCAGGAAATTCTCACTGATCCGTCTTATTGCCGCCAAATAATAACCCTTACCTATCCCCATATCGGAAATACGGGTACAAACGATGATGATGTGGAATTCGGCAACGTCGATAGAGTACATGCGGCAGGACTGGTTATTCGAAGTCTTCCACCTGCCTCCAGTAACTGGCGCCAGACCCAGACCTTACCGGAATATCTCAAACAGCACGGAGTAGTCGCAATTGCGGATATCGATACCCGCAAGCTCACTCGTATTGTGCGCGAAAAAGGAGCGCAAGCCGGCTGTATTATGGCCGGGTCGCCCGACGAAGCGGAAGCGCTGAAACAGGCAAAAGCATTTCCCGGCCTGGTGGGAATGGACCTCGCCAAAGTGGTGAGCTGTGCCGAGCGTTATGAATGGAATGAAGGCGAATGGAAACTGGGGCACGGATACCAGACTCAGGAGAACCCTCGCTTTCATGTCGTTGCATTGGATTTTGGTGTCAAGCGCAATATGCTTCGGAAGTTGGTGCAGCGTAATTGCAGGGTCACTGTTTTCCCCGCGCAGACAGCAGCCGATGAGATTATCGCATTGAAGCCCGACGGCATCTTCCTTTCCAACGGCCCGGGTGATCCCGAGCCGTGCGATTACGCCATCACGGCGACCAGAAAGTTGCTCGAAGAAGACCTGCCGATTTTTGGCGTTTGCATGGGACATCAATTGCTGGGATTGGCCAGTGGTGCGCGTACCGTAAAGATGAAATTCGGTCACCACGGCGCGAATCACCCTGTGCAGGATGTTGATAGCGGAAAGATATTCATCACCAGTCAAAATCACGGTTTTGCGGTTGATAGCAGTTCCTTGCCTAAGAATGCGCGTATTACCCATCTATCGTTATTTGACGGTAGCTTGCAGGGGTTTGAACTGATCGGTCAATCCGCCTTTTGTTTTCAGGGTCATCCCGAAGCCAGTCCGGGACCCCACGATCTCGACTATCTATTCGATAAATTTATCGGATTGATGGAGCGGAAAAGGACGGGAGAAGATATGGGGAACGGAAGCGGGGCCTCTTCTATGTAA
- the dapB gene encoding 4-hydroxy-tetrahydrodipicolinate reductase yields MKTLNIAVAGSSGRMGRALLEAIARAEDLRLTAALERAGNPYVKKNAGELIGAPGNVHITDDLAAALRVSDVLIDFTRPEGTLAHLAACRANRVKMVIGTTGFSPEQKEELEAASKDAAIVFAPNMSVGVNVTLKLLEMAARVLSEGYDVEIIEAHHRHKVDAPSGTALKMGEVVAKALGRDLGKVAVYERAGHTGERPTGAIGFATVRGGDIVGEHTVMFAGTGERIEISHKAGSRATFAEGALRAARFLADQQNGLFDMQDVLGLR; encoded by the coding sequence ATGAAGACATTGAATATCGCCGTTGCCGGAAGTTCCGGCCGAATGGGGCGTGCATTGCTGGAAGCGATTGCGCGAGCGGAGGATCTGCGTTTAACTGCTGCGTTGGAGCGTGCGGGGAACCCCTACGTTAAGAAAAACGCGGGTGAGTTAATAGGCGCCCCAGGGAATGTGCATATTACTGATGATTTGGCTGCCGCGCTTCGCGTAAGCGATGTGCTGATCGATTTTACCCGTCCTGAAGGAACGCTGGCGCATCTCGCCGCCTGTCGAGCGAACAGGGTCAAAATGGTCATTGGGACCACCGGCTTTTCGCCCGAGCAAAAAGAAGAACTTGAGGCCGCATCAAAGGATGCCGCCATCGTATTTGCTCCCAACATGAGCGTGGGGGTGAATGTGACCCTCAAGCTGCTGGAAATGGCGGCCCGGGTGTTGAGTGAGGGTTATGATGTTGAGATCATCGAAGCTCACCATCGCCATAAGGTAGATGCCCCGTCCGGTACTGCACTTAAGATGGGGGAGGTGGTGGCAAAGGCGCTTGGTAGAGATCTTGGAAAGGTCGCGGTCTATGAACGCGCGGGCCATACGGGTGAGCGTCCCACCGGCGCTATCGGTTTTGCCACTGTGCGCGGCGGTGACATTGTAGGTGAGCACACTGTGATGTTTGCGGGTACGGGCGAGCGGATTGAGATCTCGCACAAGGCTGGCAGCCGTGCAACGTTCGCGGAAGGCGCTCTGCGGGCGGCTCGTTTTCTGGCGGACCAACAGAATGGGCTGTTCGATATGCAGGACGTGCTCGGGTTGCGCTAA
- a CDS encoding outer membrane protein assembly factor BamE, with amino-acid sequence MRAILLTLVVAILLAGCSSVPSLLYKIEIQQGNVITQEMVDKLKPGMTRSQVRFALGSPMINDAFHNNRWDYVYRLEQEGRLVEQRRLTVFFDEDNLIRIDGSFKTSAAFIRPPVVEHAAPIEPETPLVKEERKDAGGVPVLAETPVQKSPDPGSITSSNGVPPRSDTSVSPAPEKRVPRQAPSQATDRGANEADQLKE; translated from the coding sequence ATGCGCGCAATACTACTCACGCTGGTCGTTGCGATATTGCTCGCCGGATGTTCGTCTGTTCCATCCCTGCTCTATAAAATAGAAATCCAGCAGGGCAATGTTATCACCCAGGAAATGGTCGACAAACTGAAGCCGGGAATGACGAGGTCACAAGTGCGTTTTGCTCTGGGCTCGCCGATGATTAACGACGCATTTCACAACAACCGCTGGGATTACGTGTATCGCCTGGAACAGGAAGGTAGACTGGTTGAGCAGCGACGCCTGACCGTGTTTTTTGACGAAGACAACCTGATACGCATTGATGGCAGTTTCAAAACTTCAGCTGCTTTTATTCGGCCTCCTGTAGTCGAGCACGCAGCGCCGATTGAGCCTGAGACGCCCTTGGTTAAAGAAGAGCGCAAGGACGCAGGCGGGGTTCCGGTTTTAGCGGAAACGCCAGTTCAGAAAAGTCCCGACCCCGGCAGTATTACAAGTTCGAACGGCGTTCCTCCGAGAAGCGATACTTCAGTTTCGCCGGCGCCGGAAAAACGAGTTCCCAGGCAGGCGCCATCACAGGCGACGGACAGGGGCGCCAATGAAGCGGACCAACTAAAAGAGTAG
- the fur gene encoding ferric iron uptake transcriptional regulator, protein MSKPNNLKTMGLKATLPRLRILSLFESSPVRHLSAEDVYRTLISEGEDIGLATVYRVLTQFEQAGLLERHHFEGGKAVFELSSSTHHDHLVCLQCGRVEEFYDAEIEKRQIKIAKDRGFALHEHSLSLYADCIKPACPYRKTEEGTGSGKS, encoded by the coding sequence ATGAGCAAGCCAAACAATCTTAAAACCATGGGCTTGAAGGCCACGTTACCACGGCTCAGAATCCTGAGCTTGTTTGAGAGCAGCCCCGTCCGCCATCTCTCCGCAGAGGATGTTTATCGAACACTGATCAGTGAAGGCGAAGATATTGGTCTTGCCACTGTCTACAGGGTGCTCACCCAGTTCGAGCAGGCCGGATTGCTCGAGCGCCACCATTTTGAAGGCGGCAAAGCCGTGTTTGAGCTTTCCAGCAGCACGCATCATGACCACTTGGTGTGCTTGCAGTGCGGCAGGGTCGAAGAATTTTATGACGCCGAAATCGAGAAACGGCAAATAAAAATCGCCAAGGATCGGGGATTTGCCTTACACGAGCACTCGCTTTCGCTTTACGCGGACTGCATCAAGCCCGCGTGCCCGTATCGAAAAACGGAAGAAGGCACGGGTAGTGGGAAAAGTTGA
- a CDS encoding acetolactate synthase 3 catalytic subunit, with amino-acid sequence MSTELTGAEITVRCLQKEGIDYIFGYPGGAVLFIYDELFKQDKVKHVLVRHEQAAVHAADGYARSSNKVGVALVTSGPGVTNAVTGIATAYMDSIPLVIISGQVPTHAIGLDAFQEVDTVGITRPCVKHNFLVKNIDELATTIKKAFYIASTGRPGPVLVDIPKDVSQQKAAFLYPDSVSMRSYNPVTRGHAGQIRKAVQLILEAKRPMMYTGGGVILSDAAGRLTDLVQMLGFPCTNTLMGLGGYPATDKQFVGMLGMHGTYEANMAMQHCDVLVAIGARFDDRVIGNPKHFFNEDRKIIHIDIDPSSISKRVKVDVPIVGNVSDVLDELIKQLKAHKEKPDQTALDAWWTQINAWRARDCLKYDRSGTVTKPQWVIEKLYEVTGGDAFITSDVGQHQMWAAQFYKFDLPRRWINSGGLGTMGFGLPAAMGVQFANPGNVVACVTGEASIQMCIQELSTCKQYNLPLKIINLNNRYMGMVRQWQEFFHGNRYAESYMDALPNFVKLAESYGHVGMKIEHPQDVEGALKEAFQLKDRLVFMDFITDQTENVFPMVPGGKGLSEMILV; translated from the coding sequence ATGAGCACGGAATTAACGGGCGCTGAAATCACGGTGCGTTGTTTGCAGAAGGAAGGGATCGATTATATTTTCGGCTACCCAGGCGGCGCCGTGCTGTTTATTTATGACGAATTGTTCAAGCAGGACAAGGTCAAGCACGTCCTCGTGCGGCATGAGCAAGCGGCAGTGCACGCAGCGGACGGCTACGCCCGATCCAGTAACAAGGTTGGCGTGGCCTTGGTGACCTCGGGCCCTGGCGTCACTAATGCTGTTACTGGTATCGCTACCGCCTACATGGATTCCATCCCGCTCGTCATCATCAGCGGACAGGTGCCAACCCATGCCATCGGCTTGGATGCGTTTCAGGAGGTTGACACGGTGGGTATCACCCGCCCTTGCGTCAAACACAACTTTCTGGTGAAGAACATTGATGAGCTGGCAACCACCATCAAGAAAGCATTCTACATTGCGTCAACTGGACGCCCCGGGCCCGTGCTCGTGGATATCCCCAAGGATGTAAGTCAGCAGAAAGCAGCGTTTCTTTATCCGGACAGCGTCTCCATGCGCTCCTATAATCCCGTCACCCGCGGGCATGCGGGGCAGATAAGAAAAGCCGTACAACTGATACTCGAAGCGAAACGTCCGATGATGTACACGGGCGGGGGCGTCATCCTTAGCGATGCTGCGGGGAGGCTCACCGATCTCGTGCAGATGCTCGGCTTTCCCTGCACAAATACATTAATGGGTTTGGGCGGCTATCCCGCAACTGACAAGCAGTTTGTCGGAATGCTGGGAATGCATGGCACATACGAAGCCAATATGGCGATGCAACACTGCGACGTGCTCGTCGCCATCGGTGCCCGGTTCGATGATCGTGTCATCGGCAATCCGAAGCATTTCTTTAATGAAGATCGCAAGATCATTCACATCGACATCGATCCTTCGTCCATATCCAAGAGGGTCAAAGTCGATGTCCCGATCGTCGGTAACGTCTCGGACGTACTGGATGAATTGATAAAACAGCTCAAGGCGCACAAGGAAAAACCGGACCAGACGGCTCTTGACGCGTGGTGGACTCAGATCAATGCGTGGCGTGCCCGTGATTGCCTCAAATACGACCGTTCAGGTACAGTCACCAAGCCGCAATGGGTGATCGAAAAGCTCTATGAGGTGACAGGGGGCGATGCATTCATCACCTCCGATGTAGGTCAGCATCAGATGTGGGCGGCGCAGTTTTACAAGTTTGACCTGCCCCGCCGCTGGATCAATTCGGGGGGCCTGGGAACGATGGGATTCGGTCTGCCGGCAGCGATGGGCGTTCAGTTTGCGAATCCTGGTAACGTCGTCGCCTGTGTTACAGGTGAGGCCAGCATACAGATGTGCATACAAGAGCTGTCTACGTGCAAGCAGTACAATTTGCCACTCAAGATTATTAATTTGAATAACCGTTATATGGGCATGGTAAGACAGTGGCAGGAATTTTTTCACGGCAATCGTTATGCCGAATCGTATATGGATGCTCTTCCGAATTTCGTCAAGTTGGCCGAGAGTTATGGTCATGTAGGCATGAAAATTGAACACCCGCAAGATGTGGAAGGCGCCCTCAAGGAGGCATTCCAGCTCAAGGACAGGTTGGTATTCATGGATTTTATTACCGACCAGACGGAGAACGTCTTCCCCATGGTGCCGGGCGGGAAGGGTCTTTCTGAAATGATCCTGGTATAA
- the ilvN gene encoding acetolactate synthase small subunit, whose product MRHIISLLMENEAGALSRVAGLFSSRGYNIESLTVAATEDSTLSRMTLVTTGSDDVIEQITKQLNKLIEVVKVVDLSDGDHIERELMLIKVRALGKDREEIKRMSDIFRGRIIDVTDKSYTIELTGTGSKLDAFLQAVERSSILETVRTGASGIGRGERILKV is encoded by the coding sequence ATGCGCCATATCATTTCTTTGTTAATGGAAAACGAAGCGGGCGCATTGTCTCGTGTCGCGGGGCTCTTCTCTTCCCGCGGATATAATATTGAATCCCTTACCGTCGCAGCCACGGAAGATTCCACTTTGTCCCGCATGACGCTAGTTACCACCGGTTCAGATGATGTGATTGAGCAAATAACCAAGCAACTAAACAAGCTCATCGAGGTCGTCAAAGTGGTGGACTTAAGCGATGGGGATCACATTGAGCGCGAACTGATGCTGATAAAGGTGCGTGCCCTCGGCAAGGATCGTGAGGAAATCAAGCGGATGTCGGATATTTTTCGCGGCCGCATCATTGACGTTACCGATAAATCGTACACCATCGAACTGACCGGTACCGGCTCCAAGCTCGACGCATTTCTTCAGGCCGTCGAACGTAGCTCAATTCTGGAGACAGTACGCACCGGCGCCTCCGGCATAGGTCGTGGCGAGCGGATATTGAAGGTCTAG
- the ilvC gene encoding ketol-acid reductoisomerase, producing the protein MNIYYDKDADLSLIRDKKVTIVGYGSQGHAHANNLNDSGVTVTVGLRKDGASWSKAQAAGLNVQEVAEAVKGADVIMVLLPDEQIAAVYASEIEPNLKNGATLAFAHGFNVHYGQVSPREDLDVIMIAPKGPGHLVRSTYLQGGGVPSLIAVHQNKSGKARELALSYAAANGGTRGGVIETNFREETETDLFGEQVVLCGGLTALIQAGFETLVEAGYAPEMAYFECLHEVKLIVDLIYEGGIANMRYSISNNAEYGDISRGPRIVTEATRAEMRKILHEIQIGEYAREFILENRAGAPMLKASRRLASAHQVETVGAKLRDMMPWIKKNKLVDQAKN; encoded by the coding sequence ATGAATATTTATTATGATAAGGACGCCGACTTGTCCCTCATCAGAGACAAGAAAGTCACTATTGTCGGTTATGGCTCGCAGGGACATGCTCACGCCAATAATTTGAACGACTCGGGTGTAACGGTTACTGTTGGGCTGCGCAAGGACGGAGCCTCGTGGAGCAAAGCGCAGGCTGCTGGCCTTAACGTCCAGGAAGTGGCAGAGGCCGTGAAAGGAGCTGACGTAATAATGGTGCTGCTCCCGGATGAGCAAATCGCCGCCGTTTATGCCTCTGAGATCGAGCCCAACCTGAAAAATGGTGCAACGTTGGCGTTTGCTCACGGCTTCAACGTGCATTATGGCCAAGTATCACCACGGGAGGATCTCGACGTCATCATGATAGCGCCAAAAGGGCCGGGGCATCTGGTGCGCTCAACCTATCTGCAAGGGGGTGGCGTACCTTCACTCATTGCCGTGCATCAGAATAAATCGGGCAAGGCGCGCGAGCTTGCGCTCTCCTATGCAGCAGCTAACGGCGGAACGCGCGGAGGCGTGATTGAAACTAACTTTCGCGAAGAAACCGAGACCGATCTGTTCGGCGAGCAGGTGGTCCTGTGCGGGGGTTTGACCGCTCTGATTCAGGCTGGCTTTGAAACATTAGTTGAGGCGGGGTACGCGCCCGAAATGGCCTATTTCGAATGTCTTCACGAGGTGAAACTGATTGTTGATCTGATCTATGAAGGCGGGATAGCAAACATGCGCTACTCTATTTCCAACAATGCGGAATATGGCGACATATCGCGCGGTCCGCGCATTGTTACCGAGGCCACTCGGGCAGAAATGCGCAAGATCCTGCACGAAATTCAGATAGGTGAGTATGCGCGCGAATTCATTCTGGAAAATCGGGCAGGTGCGCCGATGCTGAAAGCCAGTCGCCGCCTCGCCTCCGCTCATCAGGTTGAAACAGTTGGCGCCAAGCTGCGAGACATGATGCCCTGGATCAAAAAAAATAAGCTGGTCGATCAGGCGAAAAATTAA
- the pssA gene encoding CDP-diacylglycerol--serine O-phosphatidyltransferase — protein sequence MHDPHPRLLKSNLRRRGIYLLPNLFTTAALFAGFYAIVQAMNGRFEHSAVSIFIAMVLDGLDGRVARLTHTQSEFGAEYDSLSDMVSFGAAPALVIYEWALKGMGKLGWIAAFIYCVCAALRLARFNTNIGVVDKRFFQGLPSPAAAALIAGLVWVMLDFEIAGTDIRWLAWCITLFAGLTMVSNIPYYSGKEINLRKSVPFITVLLLALFFFVLIPSHPPVVLFCLFFLYALSGYFLRMWRWFKKKRTTSESQ from the coding sequence ATGCATGATCCTCATCCACGCCTCCTCAAATCCAATCTCCGCCGGCGCGGCATATATCTGCTGCCTAACTTGTTTACCACGGCCGCACTGTTCGCCGGATTCTATGCCATCGTGCAGGCGATGAACGGGCGTTTTGAACATTCCGCGGTTTCCATCTTCATCGCGATGGTGCTGGATGGATTGGACGGGAGGGTGGCTCGTCTGACACACACTCAGAGCGAATTCGGCGCGGAATACGATAGCCTGTCCGACATGGTTTCGTTTGGCGCGGCACCCGCGCTGGTGATATACGAATGGGCGTTGAAGGGCATGGGCAAGCTAGGGTGGATCGCGGCTTTCATTTATTGCGTCTGTGCCGCGCTGCGTCTCGCCCGCTTCAATACCAATATCGGCGTCGTGGACAAGCGCTTCTTTCAGGGCCTCCCGAGCCCGGCCGCCGCAGCACTCATTGCGGGCCTGGTGTGGGTTATGCTGGATTTTGAAATAGCCGGTACAGACATTCGTTGGCTTGCCTGGTGCATCACACTGTTCGCGGGTTTGACGATGGTGAGTAACATCCCCTATTACAGCGGCAAGGAAATCAATTTGCGTAAAAGTGTGCCCTTCATTACCGTTCTGCTGCTGGCGCTCTTTTTCTTTGTACTAATTCCAAGTCATCCACCCGTTGTGCTGTTCTGCCTTTTTTTCCTCTATGCGCTCTCCGGCTATTTCTTGCGGATGTGGCGATGGTTCAAGAAGAAAAGAACGACCAGCGAGAGCCAATAA